The window TAGTTTCCACTGCGATAACAAATTGGTAATTGGGTAATATTTATCGTTGAATGATTTGTTATTACGCGATAGTAGCTGCACTTCGCCTTTATTTATAAAAGCCAGCGTGCGGTAACCATCCCATTTAACTTCGTACACCCAATCTGGGTCGTCAAATGGTTCATTTACCAGCGTAGCAAGCATTGGTTTCATACCTGTGGGTATATCACCCTTGGATGCTTTTTTTAAGATCGCCGGAATATCAACCTTTTCTTTGGGAATAGTCTCCTCTGCCTCTTCTGTTAATTCTTCAACCGGCTTTCGTGGGTTTTTTTTTGATGCCTTTTTGGGCTCTTCCTTTTCTACGTCCTGTTCTCCGCCATCCCTCCAAACCTTCTCACTGGTTTTTTCCATCGTTTCGATGGTTTTGCCCGAAAGCACCGATTTGTCTTTTTTAGTAATATCTTTTGTTGAGGCATAATCATCCTTGTGCTTAATCAGCAACCAGCCATTCTCGCCCATTCCATGGGTTTTAACAAGGGCAAACTCGCCTTCCAGTTTTTCGCCATGTAGTTTTATTTTTAACGAGCCCGATTTTAGCTGTTGCAGCAGGTGCTTTTCCTGGGCCTTTTTTCCCTTTATTTCTTCAATCGGTTCGTAGGTGCCTTCGTCCCAAACAATCACTGTGCCGCCGCCATATTCGCCTTGCGGAATGATGCCTTCAAACTGGCGGTAATCCATAGGGTGGTCTTCTACCATCATAGCCAGCCTTTTAACCTTAGGGTCGGTAGAGGGACCTTTGGGTACAGCCCAGCTTTTTAATACGCCCTCCATTTCCAGCCTAAAATCATAGTGCAGGCGCGATGCGTCGTGCTTTTGAATCACAAACATCAGTTTATCCTTATCCGCGCTTTTGCCGGCTTTAGGTTCTGTAGTCTTAGTAAAATCGCGTTTGGCGACGTATTTTTCCAGGCTCATGACAATATGATTATTATTAAAATAAACACAGTGCCGGCCATATGGTTTTACTACCTATTGTTGTATAACCGATAGGATGTTGCCAGCGGGGTCTTTAAACCAAGCTATTAAGGGGCCGCCGCCACGAAAGATATTGTCTTCATCCGTTTTAAAGTTTTCCATATCGTAAGTTTCAAACTGAATGCCTTTCTCTTTAAGGGCCTTTACCGTTTCTTCGATGTTTGGTACCGGGAAGTTCAATATGGTAAATGTTGCAGGCTGGTGGTTGGGCTTGGGATAGGCCAACACCTTATTACCACCGGGCAAATGCAGGGTAAGCAGATCGTACATCTTTTCATCAATAGTTACTTCTAAACCCAACAGGTCGCCGTAAAACTGTTTTGCTTTATGGGTATCGTCAACAGAAAACCCGCTAAATGCTTTTGAATCTTTTAACATGGTATTGCTTTTATAGTTACCCCGCAAATGTGCAGCCAATAAACTAATATATAAGTATATAAACGCGACCAATTAGGTGCAAATTTGAGACATACTGCCAAATGCTTATATTTAACCCGGATGACGGTTAGTAAAACATACTCAAAGTACTGCAACATGGCTAAAAAAGGCTTGTGGCTTTTGGCTGTATTACTTAGTTTCTTTACGTTCTCTGGCGTTGCGGTTGCTCAACAACAACACTATGCTACCCAAACAGAAGCATTTTACAAAAGACTTCCTAATACAAAAGGTGCTGTTATCTATAAAAGCGCCTCTTTAAAAAGCCATAAACAAAATCCTTGGTTTTTAAACACCAGTAATGCTGTGGCTACAGCTAATTATGGTCATTTAGTAAGCATATACTACAACCATCAAAAGCAAATAGTCAAATTACTGCCAAACGGTTTATTACGGCAACGCCCTGCCCGTACTGATCTGGAGATGCCTGCTTCTTCTCTGACGTAAGCTTCGCTTACTCCTATTTAATTCTTTCTTAACACATTTTGCTGTGCGACGCACGGCCTTACGCTATATATTATATTTATGAAAAAGCTCAAAAAAATATTGAGGCTTTGCTCGCTAATATTATTTTTATTATTAGCATTAGGCGGCGTAGCCATAACCGGTGCCGCGCCTACTCCACCAAAACACCGCAACATTATAAATACAGAAACAGTCATAAAAAAAGAAGAGGACGATGAAGAGCCAGAAGAATATAACGCTGTCTTTAAACATTAAACAGCTATTAGTGCTTTATTTATCAGCCATTGGATATCCCTTGCTTGTCCAGTTAGTATGCAAGTTGGTTGGCAGGTTTAACACTTTAATATTAGCAAACCCTTCTTTTTGCAATTCGAAAAATGCCGGGCGTATATTGGGGCATTTGGTATAAGGGCAGCACCCACAATAAATTACTATAGCGGTGCTTTTTGGCAAACCGGCAAGCGCTGCTTTTAATTTGCCTAAATTTTCGGTATTATTTACTGCGCCAATATGTTTCGCAAATTTAATATCCTCTACCGCTCCAATATTAAATATAATGGGTTGCGTTGCTTTATCATCTTTAAGCCTGGCATCTAATTCTGCCGGCTCAATTAACTGGTTATCAGTCCACGGCACACTTATTCCGGCTGTAATTGGAGTGGCGGATGTTTGTGCCTGGACATTTTTATTCGTTAATATTAATACGAATAAAGATAGAGTTAATATTATAATTTGTTTTTTCATATGTATTATTTTTTTCTTCAAAGAGGTGTTTCATAAATATCGGGTTAATTTTTTATACAATTATGATACGACATCAAAAAGCGCTGTTTAACCCTTAAAATCAAGCATTTAAAAAAATTTCTTTTTTTGTTTAAAACTTAAAGGAATAATGTAACATTGCGGTCACTTATGCCGTATTAATTATTATTATAGTATTTATTACTTATTATGCAATAAAATGTATATTAGTTAACTCAATATTTACCCATGGCCGACCTGCAATTACTGGAAAATATACAACAGTTTGACTCTTGTATCATACTCAACTTTAAACAAAAAGAGCCTGTAGTGCAAGACTTTGCGCAGGTTACTGCCGAATTAAATAATGTAAGAGCTATGATCAATGAGATGATCGAGATCATAGAAACCCGGGAAGACCTGGCGGGCGGCTATACAACTGCAGTTAATAAATATATTACCGACTTTAACGAGAAGGCAAATTCATTGATTTTATATAAAGTTGACGGCGGTAACAGCAGTAATTATAACAATAATATAATAAGCGATATTAATAGCTGGATACAGATCATATACCTGGGATATAACGATAACAAGCCTTATGGGTTTATGGCATTGTATAACGCCTTAAAGTTAAATCAGCTGGTTTACCTCCAAAAAAACCGATCAATAATAGAGCAAATAAAAGCAGAAGTAAGACAATCAAGAAATAAAGCAACGGAACTGTTTAATTTACTACAGCCGCAGGTAAACCCATTAGCGCCAGACCCTGCCCTGATCAGAAACCGTATTTTAAATAATATGCAGTCGCAAAAAAAGGAATCCGGATTTATGGCTTCCATACTTCAGTTCTTTATAACCGTTTTCATATTTGTATTTATTGCGTACTTCTTGTGGATATGTTTCTACTAATAACGGGGCCGCTTTTTAGTAATAAAATGTGGTTAACATACTACGTTTAATGGATAGCTGGCCTTAATAACAACGATGTAGTGGTACCCAATACCGCCCCGCCAAAAACATCAC is drawn from Inquilinus sp. KBS0705 and contains these coding sequences:
- a CDS encoding VOC family protein, with amino-acid sequence MLKDSKAFSGFSVDDTHKAKQFYGDLLGLEVTIDEKMYDLLTLHLPGGNKVLAYPKPNHQPATFTILNFPVPNIEETVKALKEKGIQFETYDMENFKTDEDNIFRGGGPLIAWFKDPAGNILSVIQQ
- a CDS encoding rhodanese-like domain-containing protein — protein: MKKQIIILTLSLFVLILTNKNVQAQTSATPITAGISVPWTDNQLIEPAELDARLKDDKATQPIIFNIGAVEDIKFAKHIGAVNNTENLGKLKAALAGLPKSTAIVIYCGCCPYTKCPNIRPAFFELQKEGFANIKVLNLPTNLHTNWTSKGYPMADK